CCTCCCGGTGGCCGGGGGCGCCCCGTGCACAGCGACGACGCCGACGTGCTGGCCGTACAGCTCGGCGGGGCCGCCCGCTGGCGGGTGCACGCGAGGCCGGAGACCGGCGACCGGGAGGGCGCGCCGCCGGACGGCGACCCCGGCGAGGTGCTTCTGGAGGCCGTGCTGCACCCGGGCGAGGTCCTCTACGCTCCCCGGGGCTTCGCGTACAGCGCCGACCCGGTGGGTGACGAACCCTCGGCCCATCTGTCGCTGACGGTGCGCGAGGTCGCCACCGCCAACCTGTACGCCCTCGCCCAGGCCCTGGTCACCGGTGGGCCCGACCTGCCGGGGCGGCCGCTCGACGACGACGCCCTGCACTCCGCCGCCACCGACCTGCTGACGTACGCCCGCACCATGGCGGCCGAGCTGACCCCCGCCGACCTGATCGAACTCGCCCGGGCCGCGATGCGCCAGACCGCCTAGCACCGGCCGCCGGCCCGCTCGGCGCCACCGATCCCCCGGGGGCGGTGGCGCTCACGTCGAACACCGCGCTCAGGTTTCCGGGGTTCCAGGACTCCGACGCTCCAGGCTTCAGCGCTACGCGACGTCCGACGGCACGGCAAGGCCCGGCGCCGCGCCACCGGGCCGCCATGACCCGCCGTCATCGTCCGCCCGGAGCGCCGGCGGCCGCGGAGCCGAAGCCGAACCGGCACCGGCGGCCGGGACGGCAGTGGCTGGAGCGCCGGTGGTCGGGACGGCGGTGACCGGAACGCCGGTGGCGGTGGTCCGCTGGGCCGGGACGAGCGGTGTGACGCGAGCCGCCCGGGCGACCTCCTCGAACGCCCCTGC
The sequence above is drawn from the Kitasatospora sp. NBC_00315 genome and encodes:
- a CDS encoding JmjC domain-containing protein; translated protein: MTENWLRRCVGDEERFLAAYWRRTPAVLRPTDPPVDVLPRTELEQLLDHGLLKVPYIALVRQGGHLPGADFCRPRVVLGEVVQEYADADAVRTLVRDEGATVLLSHVDQWHQGVRALARGLAEQLGRRVEAFHLLTPPGGRGRPVHSDDADVLAVQLGGAARWRVHARPETGDREGAPPDGDPGEVLLEAVLHPGEVLYAPRGFAYSADPVGDEPSAHLSLTVREVATANLYALAQALVTGGPDLPGRPLDDDALHSAATDLLTYARTMAAELTPADLIELARAAMRQTA